A section of the Hevea brasiliensis isolate MT/VB/25A 57/8 chromosome 17, ASM3005281v1, whole genome shotgun sequence genome encodes:
- the LOC131175479 gene encoding uncharacterized mitochondrial protein AtMg00310-like has product MGVFRLPHDLCAFNEHMLNSFSWGCSGSQASGIRWMAWSRLCVCKADSGIGFQRLSDFNTVLLRKQAWRLLTQPSYLVARVFAARYYPRNVFLDVQLGSNPSFVCCSLWSNQQLLHNGCRWRIGSRSKVRVWDDPWLPKNECLYVQSDRIAVLGDFRVCHLMYANGPSRNESLVHGLFGPKCEEATS; this is encoded by the coding sequence atgggtgtgttcCGTTTGCCTCATGATCTCTGTGCTTTTAATGAACATATGCTCAACTCCTTTTCTTGGGGTTGTTCGGGTTCTCAAGCCTCTGGGATTCGGTGGATGGCTTGGTCTCGTCTATGTGTGTGCAAAGCTGATAGTGGCATTGGTTTTCAAAGATTAAGTGATTTCAATACTGTTCTGTTAAGGAAGCAAGCTTGGCGCCTACTCACTCAGCCCTCTTATCTGGTTGCTAGGGTGTTTGCTGCTCGTTATTATCCAAGAAATGTTTTTTTAGATGTGCAGTTGGGGTCCAACCCGAGTTTTGTTTGCTGTAGTCTATGGTCAAATCAGCAGCTTTTGCATAATGGTTGTCGGTGGAGAATTGGGTCTAGATCTAAAGTTCGTGTTTGGGATGATCCTTGGTTACCGAAAAATGAATGTCTTTATGTTCAGTCTGATCGAATTGCTGTGTTGGGTGATTTTAGAGTCTGTCATTTAATGTATGCTAATGGCCCTTCTAGGAATGAGTCTCTTGTGCATGGTCTATTTGGTCCTAAGTGTGAAGAGGCCACTTCCTAG
- the LOC110638487 gene encoding BTB/POZ domain-containing protein At1g04390 isoform X3, protein MKSSKRAATENNRGISGHMYTLHQRLFHALSLGTRVYDGKESKWQCTDIEIQRHVIRSIASFLDCISGDTLQHPLVKDSLADIVGAIVWILQNKSKAILSMATNVKNEEGCLKMMSLCCEPIVKAIIDGMTGWTSHSGKIANDQMSLLVEACHLALISRWAGEHHDFLWQQGIDRVLLNLLLNDFQDEPPQKLLSPEEQLSIAQEGLKVNFLLGLRPYVWDILGWLAIHCREDFNPNMHGRERRIDILIACACISFMDSIRKGHQICQNDIADTFRSEAASRAVMMMIYSPCKYIASKARFILYEILRPASKKYLKRLLHMLNNTPSEDNFGMPNMLQTSINLVALVCYSGIPYYQSDIVKNGGIQALMDLIWWCLRNDIHIGRWSLAPHLHNILSERTCCWVCKEDWEGNNILLFYGLWGLAELMHSGSSRNNVEIFGGQLDYTEAEFVSTLQEICSDSTSPGIKWYGAFILNYFGFYGFPCKLGRRIGKALNVNEYADVQLILTNGNSLSVHGVILSARCPSLLPPEEMPGYEKASNGSSVGYDTERKCGKFHKEIRLSSHVDNLALAKLLEFVYMGYLNAGEELLKKVKFLAKRCSLQPLLIMFGRRHPKWGTPFPRYDLSLVLAPAGHYFSDIVLEAKATESICWRCNVCSKSVPHMHCHKVVLWSSCDYLRALFQSGMLESNSQTIKVPVSWEAMVRLVNWCYTDELPIPPSGCLWDNMDSEERLSVLQPYLELCWLAEFWFLEEVQNISYKVIVSCLDSARHLSIKIIKIAADLSLWKLVEVTANFLAPLYRQLCQSGDLEALDEEVIDMIRTTSVRLSQEG, encoded by the exons ATGAAGTCGTCGAAGCGAGCGGCAACAGAGAACAACAGAGGCATAAGTGGGCACATGTATACCCTTCACCAGCGCCTCTTTCACGCTCTCAGCCTCGGCACAAG AGTTTATGATGGTAAGGAATCAAAATGGCAGTGTACGGATATTGAGATACAGAGACACGTAATTCGGTCAATTGCTTCCTTTCTTGATTGTATTTCAGGAGACACTTTGCAACATCCTCTAGTAAAG GATTCACTTGCTGATATAGTTGGGGCAATAGTATGGATTCTTCAAAATAAAAGCAAGGCCATATTAAGCATGGCAACTAATGTG AAAAATGAAGAGGGGTGTTTAAAAATGATGAGCTTATGCTGTGAGCCTATTGTTAAAGCTATAATTGATGGAATGACTGGATGGACCTCTCATTCAGGGAAGATTGCCAATGACCAAATGTCTTTGCTAGTGGAAGCTTGTCATTTGGCTTTGATAAGTCGCTGGGCAGGGGAGCATCATGATTTCTTGTGGCAGCAAGGGATTGACAGGGTCCTCCTTAATCTTCTTCTAAATGACTTTCAAGATGAACCACCACAAAAATTGTTGTCACCAGAAGAACAGTTATCTATAGCACAAGAGGGTCTCAAGGTCAATTTTCTTCTTGGTTTGAGGCCATATGTTTGGGACATTCTTGGTTGGCTTGCTATACACTGTAGGGAGGATTTCAATCCTAACATGCATGGCCGTGAACGTAGAATTGACATTCTTATTGCATGTGCATG CATATCTTTCATGGATTCAATTCGTAAAGGGCACCAAATATGTCAAAATGACATAGCTGATACCTTCAGAAGTGAAGCAGCATCAAGGGCAGTGATGATGATGATTTATTCGCCTTGCAAATATATTGCATCAAAAGCAAGATTCATACTGTATGAAATTCTAAGGCCAGCTAGCAAGAAGTATCTAAAACGCTTACTGCATATGCTAAATAATACACCATCCGAGGATAATTTTGGAATGCCGAACATGCTTCAAACTAGCATTAACTTAGTGGCTTTGGTATGTTATTCTGGTATACCATATTATCAAAGTGATATTGTTAAAAATGGAGGAATCCAGGCACTTATGGATTTGATATGGTGGTGCTTAAGAAATGATATCCATATAGGAAGGTGGAGTCTTGCTCCTCATTTGCATAATATATTAAGTGAGAGGACTTGTTGCTGGGTATGCAAAGAAGACTGGGAAGGCAATAACATTCTTTTATTTTATGGTCTGTGGGGATTAGCTGAATTGATGCACTCTGGATCTTCGAGAAATAATGTAGAAATTTTTGGTGGCCAACTGGATTATACTGAAGCTGAATTTGTTAGCACACTCCAGGAGATATGCAGTGACAGTACCTCTCCTGGAATAAAATGGTATGGTGCATTCATTCtaaattattttggattttaTGGTTTTCCATGTAAACTTGGGAGGCGTATTGGGAAAGCACTTAATGTGAATGAATATGCAGATGTGCAACTCATTCTCACAAATGGGAACTCTTTGAGTGTCCATGGTGTCATTCTTTCTGCTCGATGTCCATCATTGTTGCCTCCTGAAGAAATGCCTGGTTATGAGAAAGCGTCCAATGGTTCTTCAGTAGGATATGACACAGAGAGGAAGTGTGGAAAGTTTCATAAAGAAATTCGTTTATCTTCACATGTGGATAACCTGGCATTGGCTAAGTTGTTGGAATTTGTTTACATGGGATATCTAAATGCAGGAGAGGAACTTTTGAAGAAAGTGAAATTTCTTGCAAAACGCTGTAGTTTACAACCTCTGTTAATAATGTTTGGCAGAAGGCATCCCAAGTGGGGCACCCCCTTCCCCAGATATGATCTTTCTCTTGTGCTTGCTCCAGCTGGGCATTATTTTTC GGACATTGTCTTGGAGGCTAAAGCAACCGAATCAATATGTTGGAGATGTAATGTATGCTCTAAATCAGTGCCACATATGCATTGTCATAAAGTTGTGCTGTGGTCAAGTTGTGATTATCTGCGGGCCTTATTTCAGTCAGGCATGCTGGAGAG CAACTCCCAAACCATAAAGGTGCCTGTGAGCTGGGAGGCAATGGTTAGGCTAGTGAACTGGTGCTACACTGATGAGCTGCCTATTCCTCCCTCTGGATGTTTATGGGATAATATGGACAGCGAGGAAAGGCTATCTGTGCTGCAACCATACCTAGAGCTTTGTTGGCTTGCTGAATTCTGGTTTTTGGAAGAGGTTCAGAATATCAGCTATAAAGTGATAGTATCCTGTTTGGATTCTGCAAGACATTTGTctattaagataattaaaatcgCTGCCGATTTATCTCTGTGGAAATTAGTTGAAGTTACTGCAAATTTCTTGGCCCCTTTATATCGTCAACTTTGCCAATCTGGTGATCTTGAAGCACTGGATGAAGAAGTAATTGATATGATTCGTACAACTTCAGTTCGGCTCTCTCAAGAAGGATAA
- the LOC110638487 gene encoding BTB/POZ domain-containing protein At1g04390 isoform X1: MKSSKRAATENNRGISGHMYTLHQRLFHALSLGTRVYDGKESKWQCTDIEIQRHVIRSIASFLDCISGDTLQHPLVKDSLADIVGAIVWILQNKSKAILSMATNVVVNLINVIPNSLLQSYLSDMVHPLSSLLLSHQVDVSISCATALNMIFSNLSMRGEKKVWDILIETETVSRIVSGIWEFSDGVMPIEYFQEMTSLLSAILHRWPASRYNVWNDAKLLEVLEAMCVKPDFSVKVAVLKLYCTIALCGNGAKKLLGKGESLLQIMVLCMGRSHPLSVRTEGFRLAQCLAKNEEGCLKMMSLCCEPIVKAIIDGMTGWTSHSGKIANDQMSLLVEACHLALISRWAGEHHDFLWQQGIDRVLLNLLLNDFQDEPPQKLLSPEEQLSIAQEGLKVNFLLGLRPYVWDILGWLAIHCREDFNPNMHGRERRIDILIACACISFMDSIRKGHQICQNDIADTFRSEAASRAVMMMIYSPCKYIASKARFILYEILRPASKKYLKRLLHMLNNTPSEDNFGMPNMLQTSINLVALVCYSGIPYYQSDIVKNGGIQALMDLIWWCLRNDIHIGRWSLAPHLHNILSERTCCWVCKEDWEGNNILLFYGLWGLAELMHSGSSRNNVEIFGGQLDYTEAEFVSTLQEICSDSTSPGIKWYGAFILNYFGFYGFPCKLGRRIGKALNVNEYADVQLILTNGNSLSVHGVILSARCPSLLPPEEMPGYEKASNGSSVGYDTERKCGKFHKEIRLSSHVDNLALAKLLEFVYMGYLNAGEELLKKVKFLAKRCSLQPLLIMFGRRHPKWGTPFPRYDLSLVLAPAGHYFSDIVLEAKATESICWRCNVCSKSVPHMHCHKVVLWSSCDYLRALFQSGMLESNSQTIKVPVSWEAMVRLVNWCYTDELPIPPSGCLWDNMDSEERLSVLQPYLELCWLAEFWFLEEVQNISYKVIVSCLDSARHLSIKIIKIAADLSLWKLVEVTANFLAPLYRQLCQSGDLEALDEEVIDMIRTTSVRLSQEG, encoded by the exons ATGAAGTCGTCGAAGCGAGCGGCAACAGAGAACAACAGAGGCATAAGTGGGCACATGTATACCCTTCACCAGCGCCTCTTTCACGCTCTCAGCCTCGGCACAAG AGTTTATGATGGTAAGGAATCAAAATGGCAGTGTACGGATATTGAGATACAGAGACACGTAATTCGGTCAATTGCTTCCTTTCTTGATTGTATTTCAGGAGACACTTTGCAACATCCTCTAGTAAAG GATTCACTTGCTGATATAGTTGGGGCAATAGTATGGATTCTTCAAAATAAAAGCAAGGCCATATTAAGCATGGCAACTAATGTGGTAGTAAATTTGATCAACGTTATACCCAATTCGTTATTGCAGTCTTACTTGTCAGATATGGTCCATCCTTTGTCATCCTTGTTATTGTCTCATCAAGTAGATGTATCTATTTCATGTGCCACTGCATTGAATATGATCTTTTCAAATCTGAGCATGAGAGGAGAGAAAAAGGTTTGGGATATTCTGATTGAAACAGAAACTGTTTCTCGCATTGTTAGTGGCATATGGGAATTTTCTGATGGTGTTATGCCAATTGAATATTTCCAAGAGATGACTTCGCTCTTGAGTGCAATACTGCATCGGTGGCCTGCATCACGGTATAATGTCTGGAATGATGCTAAATTGTTGGAAGTCTTGGAAGCTATGTGTGTAAAACCTGATTTCTCTGTTAAGGTTGCAGTTTTGAAGCTATATTGTACAATAG CACTGTGTGGCAATGGGGCCAAGAAACTTCTAGGAAAAGGAGAATCCCTTCTACAAATTATGGTTCTCTGCATGGGAAGATCTCACCCTCTTTCTGTTCGGACTGAGGGATTTAGACTTGCCCAATGTTTAGCG AAAAATGAAGAGGGGTGTTTAAAAATGATGAGCTTATGCTGTGAGCCTATTGTTAAAGCTATAATTGATGGAATGACTGGATGGACCTCTCATTCAGGGAAGATTGCCAATGACCAAATGTCTTTGCTAGTGGAAGCTTGTCATTTGGCTTTGATAAGTCGCTGGGCAGGGGAGCATCATGATTTCTTGTGGCAGCAAGGGATTGACAGGGTCCTCCTTAATCTTCTTCTAAATGACTTTCAAGATGAACCACCACAAAAATTGTTGTCACCAGAAGAACAGTTATCTATAGCACAAGAGGGTCTCAAGGTCAATTTTCTTCTTGGTTTGAGGCCATATGTTTGGGACATTCTTGGTTGGCTTGCTATACACTGTAGGGAGGATTTCAATCCTAACATGCATGGCCGTGAACGTAGAATTGACATTCTTATTGCATGTGCATG CATATCTTTCATGGATTCAATTCGTAAAGGGCACCAAATATGTCAAAATGACATAGCTGATACCTTCAGAAGTGAAGCAGCATCAAGGGCAGTGATGATGATGATTTATTCGCCTTGCAAATATATTGCATCAAAAGCAAGATTCATACTGTATGAAATTCTAAGGCCAGCTAGCAAGAAGTATCTAAAACGCTTACTGCATATGCTAAATAATACACCATCCGAGGATAATTTTGGAATGCCGAACATGCTTCAAACTAGCATTAACTTAGTGGCTTTGGTATGTTATTCTGGTATACCATATTATCAAAGTGATATTGTTAAAAATGGAGGAATCCAGGCACTTATGGATTTGATATGGTGGTGCTTAAGAAATGATATCCATATAGGAAGGTGGAGTCTTGCTCCTCATTTGCATAATATATTAAGTGAGAGGACTTGTTGCTGGGTATGCAAAGAAGACTGGGAAGGCAATAACATTCTTTTATTTTATGGTCTGTGGGGATTAGCTGAATTGATGCACTCTGGATCTTCGAGAAATAATGTAGAAATTTTTGGTGGCCAACTGGATTATACTGAAGCTGAATTTGTTAGCACACTCCAGGAGATATGCAGTGACAGTACCTCTCCTGGAATAAAATGGTATGGTGCATTCATTCtaaattattttggattttaTGGTTTTCCATGTAAACTTGGGAGGCGTATTGGGAAAGCACTTAATGTGAATGAATATGCAGATGTGCAACTCATTCTCACAAATGGGAACTCTTTGAGTGTCCATGGTGTCATTCTTTCTGCTCGATGTCCATCATTGTTGCCTCCTGAAGAAATGCCTGGTTATGAGAAAGCGTCCAATGGTTCTTCAGTAGGATATGACACAGAGAGGAAGTGTGGAAAGTTTCATAAAGAAATTCGTTTATCTTCACATGTGGATAACCTGGCATTGGCTAAGTTGTTGGAATTTGTTTACATGGGATATCTAAATGCAGGAGAGGAACTTTTGAAGAAAGTGAAATTTCTTGCAAAACGCTGTAGTTTACAACCTCTGTTAATAATGTTTGGCAGAAGGCATCCCAAGTGGGGCACCCCCTTCCCCAGATATGATCTTTCTCTTGTGCTTGCTCCAGCTGGGCATTATTTTTC GGACATTGTCTTGGAGGCTAAAGCAACCGAATCAATATGTTGGAGATGTAATGTATGCTCTAAATCAGTGCCACATATGCATTGTCATAAAGTTGTGCTGTGGTCAAGTTGTGATTATCTGCGGGCCTTATTTCAGTCAGGCATGCTGGAGAG CAACTCCCAAACCATAAAGGTGCCTGTGAGCTGGGAGGCAATGGTTAGGCTAGTGAACTGGTGCTACACTGATGAGCTGCCTATTCCTCCCTCTGGATGTTTATGGGATAATATGGACAGCGAGGAAAGGCTATCTGTGCTGCAACCATACCTAGAGCTTTGTTGGCTTGCTGAATTCTGGTTTTTGGAAGAGGTTCAGAATATCAGCTATAAAGTGATAGTATCCTGTTTGGATTCTGCAAGACATTTGTctattaagataattaaaatcgCTGCCGATTTATCTCTGTGGAAATTAGTTGAAGTTACTGCAAATTTCTTGGCCCCTTTATATCGTCAACTTTGCCAATCTGGTGATCTTGAAGCACTGGATGAAGAAGTAATTGATATGATTCGTACAACTTCAGTTCGGCTCTCTCAAGAAGGATAA
- the LOC110638487 gene encoding BTB/POZ domain-containing protein At1g04390 isoform X2 has product MKSSKRAATENNRGISGHMYTLHQRLFHALSLGTRVYDGKESKWQCTDIEIQRHVIRSIASFLDCISGDTLQHPLVKDSLADIVGAIVWILQNKSKAILSMATNVVVNLINVIPNSLLQSYLSDMVHPLSSLLLSHQVDVSISCATALNMIFSNLSMRGEKKVWDILIETETVSRIVSGIWEFSDGVMPIEYFQEMTSLLSAILHRWPASRYNVWNDAKLLEVLEAMCVKPDFSVKVAVLKLYCTIALCGNGAKKLLGKGESLLQIMVLCMGRSHPLSVRTEGFRLAQCLAKNEEGCLKMMSLCCEPIVKAIIDGMTGWTSHSGKIANDQMSLLVEACHLALISRWAGEHHDFLWQQGIDRVLLNLLLNDFQDEPPQKLLSPEEQLSIAQEGLKVNFLLGLRPYVWDILGWLAIHCREDFNPNMHGRERRIDILIACACISFMDSIRKGHQICQNDIADTFRSEAASRAVMMMIYSPCKYIASKARFILYEILRPASKKYLKRLLHMLNNTPSEDNFGMPNMLQTSINLVALVCYSGIPYYQSDIVKNGGIQALMDLIWWCLRNDIHIGRWSLAPHLHNILSERTCCWVCKEDWEGNNILLFYGLWGLAELMHSGSSRNNVEIFGGQLDYTEAEFVSTLQEICSDSTSPGIKWDIVLEAKATESICWRCNVCSKSVPHMHCHKVVLWSSCDYLRALFQSGMLESNSQTIKVPVSWEAMVRLVNWCYTDELPIPPSGCLWDNMDSEERLSVLQPYLELCWLAEFWFLEEVQNISYKVIVSCLDSARHLSIKIIKIAADLSLWKLVEVTANFLAPLYRQLCQSGDLEALDEEVIDMIRTTSVRLSQEG; this is encoded by the exons ATGAAGTCGTCGAAGCGAGCGGCAACAGAGAACAACAGAGGCATAAGTGGGCACATGTATACCCTTCACCAGCGCCTCTTTCACGCTCTCAGCCTCGGCACAAG AGTTTATGATGGTAAGGAATCAAAATGGCAGTGTACGGATATTGAGATACAGAGACACGTAATTCGGTCAATTGCTTCCTTTCTTGATTGTATTTCAGGAGACACTTTGCAACATCCTCTAGTAAAG GATTCACTTGCTGATATAGTTGGGGCAATAGTATGGATTCTTCAAAATAAAAGCAAGGCCATATTAAGCATGGCAACTAATGTGGTAGTAAATTTGATCAACGTTATACCCAATTCGTTATTGCAGTCTTACTTGTCAGATATGGTCCATCCTTTGTCATCCTTGTTATTGTCTCATCAAGTAGATGTATCTATTTCATGTGCCACTGCATTGAATATGATCTTTTCAAATCTGAGCATGAGAGGAGAGAAAAAGGTTTGGGATATTCTGATTGAAACAGAAACTGTTTCTCGCATTGTTAGTGGCATATGGGAATTTTCTGATGGTGTTATGCCAATTGAATATTTCCAAGAGATGACTTCGCTCTTGAGTGCAATACTGCATCGGTGGCCTGCATCACGGTATAATGTCTGGAATGATGCTAAATTGTTGGAAGTCTTGGAAGCTATGTGTGTAAAACCTGATTTCTCTGTTAAGGTTGCAGTTTTGAAGCTATATTGTACAATAG CACTGTGTGGCAATGGGGCCAAGAAACTTCTAGGAAAAGGAGAATCCCTTCTACAAATTATGGTTCTCTGCATGGGAAGATCTCACCCTCTTTCTGTTCGGACTGAGGGATTTAGACTTGCCCAATGTTTAGCG AAAAATGAAGAGGGGTGTTTAAAAATGATGAGCTTATGCTGTGAGCCTATTGTTAAAGCTATAATTGATGGAATGACTGGATGGACCTCTCATTCAGGGAAGATTGCCAATGACCAAATGTCTTTGCTAGTGGAAGCTTGTCATTTGGCTTTGATAAGTCGCTGGGCAGGGGAGCATCATGATTTCTTGTGGCAGCAAGGGATTGACAGGGTCCTCCTTAATCTTCTTCTAAATGACTTTCAAGATGAACCACCACAAAAATTGTTGTCACCAGAAGAACAGTTATCTATAGCACAAGAGGGTCTCAAGGTCAATTTTCTTCTTGGTTTGAGGCCATATGTTTGGGACATTCTTGGTTGGCTTGCTATACACTGTAGGGAGGATTTCAATCCTAACATGCATGGCCGTGAACGTAGAATTGACATTCTTATTGCATGTGCATG CATATCTTTCATGGATTCAATTCGTAAAGGGCACCAAATATGTCAAAATGACATAGCTGATACCTTCAGAAGTGAAGCAGCATCAAGGGCAGTGATGATGATGATTTATTCGCCTTGCAAATATATTGCATCAAAAGCAAGATTCATACTGTATGAAATTCTAAGGCCAGCTAGCAAGAAGTATCTAAAACGCTTACTGCATATGCTAAATAATACACCATCCGAGGATAATTTTGGAATGCCGAACATGCTTCAAACTAGCATTAACTTAGTGGCTTTGGTATGTTATTCTGGTATACCATATTATCAAAGTGATATTGTTAAAAATGGAGGAATCCAGGCACTTATGGATTTGATATGGTGGTGCTTAAGAAATGATATCCATATAGGAAGGTGGAGTCTTGCTCCTCATTTGCATAATATATTAAGTGAGAGGACTTGTTGCTGGGTATGCAAAGAAGACTGGGAAGGCAATAACATTCTTTTATTTTATGGTCTGTGGGGATTAGCTGAATTGATGCACTCTGGATCTTCGAGAAATAATGTAGAAATTTTTGGTGGCCAACTGGATTATACTGAAGCTGAATTTGTTAGCACACTCCAGGAGATATGCAGTGACAGTACCTCTCCTGGAATAAAATG GGACATTGTCTTGGAGGCTAAAGCAACCGAATCAATATGTTGGAGATGTAATGTATGCTCTAAATCAGTGCCACATATGCATTGTCATAAAGTTGTGCTGTGGTCAAGTTGTGATTATCTGCGGGCCTTATTTCAGTCAGGCATGCTGGAGAG CAACTCCCAAACCATAAAGGTGCCTGTGAGCTGGGAGGCAATGGTTAGGCTAGTGAACTGGTGCTACACTGATGAGCTGCCTATTCCTCCCTCTGGATGTTTATGGGATAATATGGACAGCGAGGAAAGGCTATCTGTGCTGCAACCATACCTAGAGCTTTGTTGGCTTGCTGAATTCTGGTTTTTGGAAGAGGTTCAGAATATCAGCTATAAAGTGATAGTATCCTGTTTGGATTCTGCAAGACATTTGTctattaagataattaaaatcgCTGCCGATTTATCTCTGTGGAAATTAGTTGAAGTTACTGCAAATTTCTTGGCCCCTTTATATCGTCAACTTTGCCAATCTGGTGATCTTGAAGCACTGGATGAAGAAGTAATTGATATGATTCGTACAACTTCAGTTCGGCTCTCTCAAGAAGGATAA
- the LOC131175543 gene encoding xyloglucan O-acetyltransferase 3-like, protein MKLSYYLMGLTFLFSFLILYSRRAFDISNDLSLHRWFPLQKEDTCNLFSGHWVHDLRGSQYTNVSCLSIPDSKNCFKHGRKDTDFLKWRWKPDACELPRFDPRIFFAIVRGKTMAFIGDSVARNHAESLICLLSLEEVPVSTYRDVDDRFRTWHFPNNNFTLMVLWTRFLVTGEERVINGTNSGSFDLHLSKIDQNWTSKLPEMDYAIISDVHWFYRKHFLYDNENMIGCIYCGEPNIKSYSLEFALEKITRLVLNYINECKECKSLVTLLRTYSPAHFENGSWNTGGNCNRTRPLQESEISMEGIDWKLRSIQVEEIEKARKVEKKGKRFGVLDVTRAMLMRPDGHPDAYWGNKWMKGYSDCVHWCMPGPIDAWNDLLMALLKRYIDSSKLREINQ, encoded by the exons ATGAAATTATCGTATTATTTGATGGGATTGACTTTCCTCTTCAGCTTCTTGATTCTCTATTCTCGGAGGGCATTTGACATCTCAAACGACCTGAGCCTTCATCGATGGTTCCCACTTCAAAAGG AAGATACTTGTAACTTGTTCAGTGGTCACTGGGTTCATGATCTGAGAGGGTCTCAATATACAAATGTGAGCTGCTTATCAATCCCTGACTCCAAGAATTGTTTCAAGCATGGGAGGAAAGACACAGATTTCTTGAAATGGAGATGGAAACCTGATGCCTGTGAGCTTCCAAGATTCGATCCCAGGATTTTTTTCGCAATAGTTCGAGGAAAGACAATGGCATTTATAGGAGATTCAGTTGCTCGGAATCATGCCGAATCGCTTATTTGTCTCTTATCCCTG GAGGAAGTCCCAGTGAGCACGTACAGAGATGTTGATGATCGGTTTCGAACTTGGCACTTCCCTAACAATAACTTCACTCTCATGGTCCTATGGACTAGGTTCTTGGTGACGGGCGAGGAGAGAGTGATCAATGGAACAAATTCTGGTTCCTTTGATTTGCATCTAAGCAAGATTGACCAGAATTGGACAAGTAAACTCCCCGAAATGGACTATGCAATAATCTCAGACGTGCATTGGTTTTATAGGAAGCACTTCTTATATGATAATGAAAATATGATAGGGTGTATATATTGCGGCGAACCCAACATCAAAAGCTATAGTCTTGAGTTTGCCCTTGAGAAGATAACAAGACTTGTGCTTAACTACATCAACGAGTGCAAAGAATGCAAGAGCTTAGTGACCTTGTTAAGAACATACTCACCAGCACATTTTGAGAATGGGTCATGGAACACAGGAGGGAATTGCAACAGGACAAGACCTCTCCAAGAATCAGAGATTAGCATGGAAGGTATAGATTGGAAGCTTAGAAGCATTCAAGTGGAAGAGATAGAAAAGGCAAGAAAAGTAGAGAAGAAAGGGAAAAGATTTGGGGTTTTGGATGTCACCAGGGCTATGCTAATGAGACCTGATGGTCACCCTGATGCTTATTGGGGTAATAAATGGATGAAAGGTTATAGTGATTGTGTCCATTGGTGCATGCCAGGCCCCATCGATGCATGGAATGATTTATTAATGGCATTGCTTAAGAGATACATTGATTCCTCTAAACTTAGAGAGATAAATCAATGA